One Nematostella vectensis chromosome 10, jaNemVect1.1, whole genome shotgun sequence genomic window carries:
- the LOC116603039 gene encoding mucin-1, with translation MKGTGQMVLILHLLVISLLQTDSRVIIRNDADKDVRLGRRLLEENEDYLGISAEELEGSGVDSTASTTLFNYINTKESTTAAATTAELAKTSETTKDTIKTTDTLGTTTTPKTTVALETTAAPETTMAPEATTVTDTTVAPKTTSVPETTLTLVTTAAPETTAVPETTAAPETTAVPETTAAPETTAVPETTAAPETTAVPETTAASEITAVPETTVASETTAVPETTAAPETTAAPETTAAPDTTAASETTTVPETTAAPETTSASETTAALETTTAPETTAASETTAVLETTAAPKTTAAPETTAEPETTAASETTVASETTAASETTAAQDTSVAPNTTVAPETTAAPKTIVVPKTTAVPEINAASEKTAAPETSAAPKTTAAPETTTASEINVASKTTAAPKTTTASEINVANKTTAAHETTVATNTTAAPETTSVPETTATNTAPEKTAVPKTTTAPESTDASKTTVETQQTTYSRDPEILVTISTQPKKAPENTVAPETTVVPETTVVPETTVVPETTVASETTAETHQTTYPRDPLPEMFVTTQSKTATETTESPETTAEPETTAAPETTVEPETTKAPESAAAPETTKEPETTAAPDTTAAPETTVAPETTIAPETTATPETTAAPETTVAPETTMTPETTAAPETTTAPETTAASETTAASETTAAPKTTAAPKTSAAPETTAAPETTAAPETTMAPETTTAPETTAKTETTVAPETSAAPETTAAPETTAAPETTMAPETTAEIETTMTPETKAAPETTSAPETTAAPETPAPPVTTMAPETTAASETTIAPETSEVPDTTAAPENTATPETNAAPETTMAPETTTAPETTAETETTMTPETTEAPETTSAPESTAAPETTAAPETTMAPETTAAPETTAASETTVAPEATAAPETTASPETTASPETTETHETPAAPETTTKPETTAAPETTAAPDTTVAPETTAAFERTAAPGTTAAPETTATPETTETPAAPETTAAPDTTAAPETTAVPETTAAIETTAAPETTAAPGTTAAPETTAAPETTSAPETTAVPETTAVPETTAAPETTAAPETTAAPETTAAPETTAAPETTAAPETTAAPETTAAPETTAAPETTETPKTTAAPETTAAPETTAAPETTAAPETTAAPETTAAPETTAAPETTAAPETTAAPETTIAPETTIAPETSETTTAPETTAETETTMTPETTAAPETTSAPESTAAPETTAAPETTMAPETTAAPETTAASETTVAPEATAAPETTVSPETTASPETTETHETPAAPETTTKPETTAAPETTAAPDTTVAPETTAAFERTAAPETTATPETTETPETSAAPETTAAPDTTAAPETTATTAASETTVAPEATAAPETTVSPETTASPETTETHETPAAPETTTKPETTAAPDTTAAPDTTVAPETTAAFERTAAPETTATPETTETPETSTAPETTAAPDTTATTAAPETTAAPDTTAATETTAAPETTAVPETTAAPETTSTPETTSTPETTAASETTAAPETTAKPETTETPAASVVTAEVITESLSTAEPQVKFTTAAPISSESPETTAAVTTASPTTDAPITNKPTTKDAIPDVSTVKPTTDGNSTIGKTSGTNGGSNDTGVEALCKNTFCKNGYQCTVKDDKTTDCFCPALCSDKYEPLCSVYLEEYINRCELHRYACTLNINVGVKHQGKCSDPRAVSQVDQMAESILTPTIACPRGEVMQFAERFQEWAMINRERQESANPANVDLNSSIQNARLNGLTPFERRQILKYQFDAIDSNYDGSLTKEEISSFLRALVYEHCLYGFLLSSDIDRNAAIDREEWYEAFKLIGEN, from the exons ATGAAAGGCACAGGGCAGATGGTGCTGATCCTCCATCTTCTAGTCATTTCTCTTCTTCAAACG GATTCAAGAGTGATCATCAGGAATGATGCGGACAAAGATGTACGACTTGGACGAAGACTACTTGAGGAAAATG AGGACTACTTGGGAATCAGCGCAGAGGAGTTAGAAGGAAGTGGAGTTGACAGTACTGCTAGTACAACATTATTCAATTACATAAACACAAAAGAATCTACAAcggcagcagcaacaacagcagAGCTAGCCAAAACATCAGAAACCACAAAGGATACAATTAAGACCACTGATACGCTAGGGACAACCACAACGCCCAAGACTACAGTAGCACTAGAGACCACcgctgcacctgagaccactatGGCACCCGAGGCCACAACTGTGACAGATACCACTGTGGCACCCAAAACCACTTCTGTACCAGAGACCACCTTGACACTTGTGACCACTGCAGCACCCGAGACAACAGCTGTGCCAGAGACCACTGCGGCACCCGAGACAACAGCTgtaccagagaccactgcggCACCCGAGACAACAGCTgtaccagagaccactgcggCACCCGAGACAACAGCTgtaccagagaccactgcggCATCCGAGATCACAGCTGTACCCGAGACCACTGTGGCATCCGAGACAACAGCTgtaccagagaccactgcggCACCAGAGACTACTGCAGCACCAGAgacaactgctgcaccagaTACCACTGCGGCATCCGAGACCACAACTGTACCAGAGACCACAGcagcaccagagaccacttcTGCatcagagaccactgctgcactaGAGACCACTACAGCACCCGAGACCACTGCGGCCTCCGAGACCACAGCTGTCCTAGAGACCACTGCCGCACCaaagaccactgctgcaccagagaccactgctgaaccagagaccactgcagCATCAGAGACCACAGTGGCATCCGAGACCACAGCGGCATccgagaccactgctgcacaaGATACCTCTGTGGCACCTAACACCACTGTGGCACCGGaaaccactgctgcacctaaAACCATTGTGGTACCAAAGACCACTGCTGTACCGGAGATCAATGCGGCATCCGAGAAAACTGCTGCACCAGAAACAAGCGCAGCACCCAAaaccactgctgcaccagagaccactacTGCATCAGAGATCAATGTGGCATCCAAGACAACTGCTGCACCCAAGACCACTACTGCATCAGAGATCAATGTGGCAAAcaagaccactgctgcacacGAGACCACCGTGGCAACCAACACTACTGCTGCACCCGAGACCACTTCTGTACCAGAGACCACCGCGACAAACACAGCACCTGAGAAAACTGCTGTACCCAAGACAACTACAGCTCCAGAGTCAACTGATGCTTCAAAGACTACTGtagaaacacaacaaacaacgTATTCAAGAGACCCTGAAATTTTGGTCACAATTTCAACTCAACCTAAGAAAGCACCCGAGAACACTGTTGCACCAGAAACCACTGTTGTACCAGAGACTACTGTTGTACCAGAGACTACTGTTGTACCAGAGACTACTGTTGCATCTGAGACTACTGCAGAAACACACCAAACAACTTATCCAAGAGACCCTTTACCTGAAATGTTTGTTACAACTCAATCTAAGACAGCAACAGAGACCACTGAATCACCTGAGACAACTGCAGAACCTGAAACAACTGCAGCACCAGAGACAACTGTTGAACCCGAGACCACTAAAGCACCAGAGAGCGCTGCAGCACCTGAGACGACTAAGGAACCTGAGACTACAGCTGCACCAGACACAACTGCTGCACCCGAGACTACTGTGGCACCTGAAACCACTAttgcacctgagaccactgctaCACCTGAGACAACTGcagcacctgagaccactgtggcGCCTGAGACAACTATGACACCAGAGACTACTGCAGCACCTGAGACAACTACTGCACCTGAGACAACTGCAGCATCTGAAACCACTGCAGCATCTGAGACAACCGCAGCACCTAAAACCACTGCTGCACCAAAGACATCTGcagcaccagagaccactgcagCACCTGaaaccactgctgcacctgagacaactatggcaccagagacaactactgcaccagagaccactgcaaAAACTGAGACAACTGTAGCACCTGAGACATCTGCAGCACCAGAGACAACTGCAGCACCTGaaaccactgctgcacctgagacaactatggcaccagagaccactgcagAAATTGAGACAACTATGACACCAGAGACAAAAGcagcacctgagaccacttcTGCACCTGAGACAACTGCAGCACCTGAAACGCCTGCTCCACCTGTGACAACTatggcaccagagaccactgcagCATCTGAGACAACTATTGCACCTGAGACATCTGAAGTACCAGATACAACTGCAGCACCAGAGAACACTGCTACACCTGAAACCAATGCTGCACCTGAGACAACTATGGCACCAGAGACAACTAcagcaccagagaccactgcagAAACTGAGACAACTATGACACCAGAGACAACTGaagcacctgagaccacttcTGCACCTGAGTCAACTGCAGCACCTGaaaccactgctgcacctgagacaactatggcaccagagacaactgctgcaccagagaccactgcagCATCTGAGACAACTGTGGCACCTGAAgccactgctgcacctgagacaACTGCTTCACCTGAGACAACTGCttcacctgagaccactgaaACACATGAGACGCctgctgcacctgagaccacaaCCAAACcggagaccactgctgcacctgagacaACTGCAGCACCTGACACAactgtggcacctgagacAACTGCAGCATTTGAGAGAACTGCAGCACCAGGGACCACTGcagcaccagagaccactgctacacctgagaccactgaaACAcctgctgcaccagagacaaCTGCTGCGCCTGAtaccactgctgcaccagagaccactgctgtacctgagaccactgctgcaattgagacaactgctgcacctgagacaactgctgcaccagggacaactgctgcaccagagacaaCTGCTGCGCCTGAGACCACCtctgcaccagagaccactgctgtacctgagaccactgctgtacctgagaccactgctgcaccagagacaactgctgcaccagagactactgctgcaccagagacaactgctgcacctgagacaactgctgcaccagagactactgctgcacctgagacaactgctgcaccagagaccactgcagcaccagagaccactgctgcaccagagaccactgaaACACCTAAgacaactgctgcacctgagacaactgctgcaccagagacaactgctgcaccagagactactgctgcaccagagacaactgctgcaccagagactactgctgcacctgagactactgctgcaccagagactactgctgcaccagagaccactgctgcacctgagacaACTATTGCACCTGAGACAACTATTGCACCTGAGACATCTGAA ACAACTAcagcaccagagaccactgcagAAACTGAGACAACTATGACACCAGAGACAACTGcagcacctgagaccacttcTGCACCTGAGTCAACTGCAGCACCTGaaaccactgctgcacctgagacaactatggcaccagagacaactgctgcaccagagaccactgcagCATCTGAGACAACTGTGGCACCTGAAgccactgctgcacctgagacaACTGTCTCACCTGAGACAACTGCttcacctgagaccactgaaACACATGAGACGCctgctgcacctgagaccacaaCCAAACcggagaccactgctgcacctgagacaACTGCAGCACCTGACACAactgtggcacctgagacAACTGCAGCATTTGAGAGAACTGcagcaccagagaccactgctacacctgagaccactgaaACCCCTGAGACAtctgctgcaccagagacaaCTGCTGCGCCTGAtaccactgctgcaccagagaccactgct actACTGCTGCATCTGAGACAACTGTGGCACCTGAAgccactgctgcacctgagacaACTGTCTCACCTGAGACAACTGCttcacctgagaccactgaaACACATGAGACGCctgctgcacctgagaccacaaCCAAACcggagaccactgctgcacctgacACAACTGCAGCACCTGACACAactgtggcacctgagacAACTGCAGCATTTGAGAGAACTGcagcaccagagaccactgctacacctgagaccactgaaACCCCTGAGACATCTACTGCACCAGAGACAACTGCTGCGCCTGAtaccactgct accactgctgcaccagagactACTGCTGCGCCTGATACCACTGCTGCCactgagaccactgctgcaccagagaccactgctgtacCTGAGACAACTGcagcacctgagaccacttcTACACCTGAGACCACTTCTACACCTGAGACAACTGCAGCAtctgagaccactgctgcaccagagaccacagCTAAACCGGAGACCACTGAAACACCTGCCGCATCTGTAGTAACAGCTGAAGTTATTACTGAAAGCCTGTCTACTGCTGAGCCACAAGTAAAATTTACTACTGCCGCTCCTATATCATCTGAGAGCCCTGAAACTACAGCCGCTGTTACAACAGCATCGCCAACTACTGACGCACCCATAACAAACAAACCAACTACAAAAGATGCGATTCCTGATGTATCCACTGTTAAGCCCACTACTGATGGCAATAGTACAATTGGGAAGACATCGGGGACGAATGGAGGAAGCAATGATACAG GCGTGGAAGCCCTCTGCAAAAACACATTCTGCAAGAATGGATATCAGTGTACTGTCAAAGACGACAAGACAACCGACTGCTTCTGCCCAGCTTTATGTAGCGACAAGTACGAGCCTTTGTGTTCCGTCTACCTGGAGGAGTATATCAATCGATGCGAGCTGCACCGCTACGCCTGCACGCTCAACATCAATGTAGGAGTGAAGCACCAGGGGAAATGTTCCG ATCCCCGCGCAGTCTCCCAAGTGGACCAAATGGCTGAGAGCATCCTCACCCCAACGATAGCCTGCCCCAGGGGGGAAGTGATGCAATTTGCTGAGCGCTTCCAGGAGTGGGCCATGATCAACAGGGAGCGACAGGAATCAGCAAACCCAGCCAATGTAGACCTGAACTCGTCCATCCAGAACGCACGGCTAAACGGACTCACGCCATTTGAAAGAAGACAGATTCTTAAG TATCAATTCGACGCGATCGATAGCAATTATGACGGCAGCCTGACCAAGGAGGAAATTAGCAGCTTCTTGCGGGCTCTTGTGTATGAGCACTGCCTTTATGGATTCCTTCTCTCGTCCGACATCGACCGAAACGCCGCCATCGATCGGGAGGAGTGGTATGAGGCATTCAAGCTTATAGGTGAGAATTAG